Proteins from a genomic interval of Spea bombifrons isolate aSpeBom1 chromosome 4, aSpeBom1.2.pri, whole genome shotgun sequence:
- the WEE2 gene encoding wee1-like protein kinase 2, translating to MKSVMACGSGLVQRLDFSSSDEETGSAAEDAFRSPRKSREPPAWRASRSPFPTTPQRNERGVSPALEDALDGSPCSASDCSPTPDRKGANAECPGTPLHYSTWKKLKLCDTPYTPKSLLYKTLPSPGSRVHCRGQRLLRFAAGTGAGLNGPALVNVNPFTPETYRQMQFQPNGKRKERDESCRSDPLKAVENEHFGLQSKRFMLRERNMVSRYKTEFLEIEIIGAGEFGSVYKCVKRLDGCLYAIKRSKQPLAGSTDEQLALREVYAHAVLGHHPHVVRYYSAWAEDDHMIIQNEYCNGGSLQDLINENSKSGLLVMEQELKEILLQVSMGLKYIHSTGLVHMDMKPSNIFICRKIAGNAEDESDGEDDPTSAGVSYKIGDLGHVTSTTKPQVEEGDSRFLANEILQEDYSQLPKADIFALGLTITVAAGADPLPCNDDAWHHIRRGNLPEIPQPLTPAFHDLLKVLIHPDPARRPAAAALAKNLVLRRSVGKAAQLQKQLNVEKFKTAMLERELKAAKLAQSSSKDVCPDLPSKADMLCQGRRRLVGGKNTRSLSFTCGGY from the exons ATGAAGTCTGTCATGGCCTGCGGATCTGGACTGGTTCAGCGGCTGGACTTTTCTAGCAGCGATGAGGAGACCGGCAGCGCCGCCGAAGACGCTTTCAGGAGCCCCCGGAAATCTAGAGAGCCACCGGCGTGGAGGGCCAGCAGAAGCCCGTTCCCCACCACACCTCAGCGGAATGAGCGAGGCGTCTCCCCGGCCCTTGAGGACGCTCTCGACGGGAGTCCTTGCAGTGCTAGTGACTGCTCCCCAACACCTGATCGCAAGGGTGCGAATGCAGAATGTCCCGGGACCCCTCTGCACTACAGCACATGGAAGAAACTGAAGCTCTGTGATACCCCTTATACCCCAAAG AGCCTGCTGTATAAGACCCTTCCCTCGCCTGGCTCCAGGGTACACTGCAGGGGACAGAGACTCCTGCGCTTTGCGGCTGGCACCGGAGCCGGCCTTAATGGCCCTGCGCTGGTTaacgttaaccccttcaccccTGAAACCTATCGTCAAATGCAATTCCAGCCTAATGGCAAGAGGAAGGAGAGAGATGAATCTTGCAG GTCTGATCCATTAAAAGCTGTGGAAAACGAACATTTTGGTCTTCAGTCCAAG AGGTTTATGTTAAGGGAAAGAAACATGGTGTCTCGCTACAAGACTGAGTTCTTGGAGATAGAAATAATTGGTGCTGGAGAGTTCGGCTCGGTTTACAAGTGCGTGAAGCGCCTGGATGGATGTCTTTATGCCATCAAACGCTCCAAGCAGCCGTTGGCTGGGTCCACGGATGA GCAGCTTGCATTGCGTGAAGTCTACGCGCATGCTGTGCTTGGACACCATCCCCATGTGGTACGGTACTATTCTGCCTGGGCTGAGGATGACCACATGATTATCCAGAATGAGTACTGTAATG GTGGCAGCTTGCAGGACCTGATCAATGAGAACAGCAAGAGTGGACTCCTCGTGATGGAGCAGGAGCTGAAGGAGATCCTCCTCCAAGTGTCCATGGGACTGAAGTACATCCACAGCACTGGCCTGGTGCATATGGACATGAAGCCAA GTAACATTTTCATCTGTCGGAAGATAGCGGGGAACGCGGAGGATGAGAGCGATGGTGAAGACGATCCAACGTCTGCTGGGGTCTCGTACAAAATCG GTGACCTTGGGCACGTGACATCTACGACTAAACCGCAGGTTGAAGAAGGGGACAGTCGGTTCCTGGCCAATGAGATCCTTCAGGAG GATTACAGCCAGCTGCCAAAGGCAGATATCTTTGCCCTTGGCCTCACCATAACAGTGGCAGCTGGCGCAGACCCCCTTCCCTGTAACGATGACGCCTGGCACCATATCAGGAGGGGCAACCTACCGGAAATCCCACAGCCACTCACCCCTGCCTTCCATGACCTTCTCAAG GTGTTGATTCACCCAGACCCAGCTAGGAGACCAGCAGCTGCTGCCCTCGCTAAGAACCTGGTTCTGAGACGTTCCGTTGGGAAAGCTGCTCAGCTCCAGAAACAGCTGAACGTGGAAAAGTTCAAGACGGCCATGCTGGAAAG GGAACTGAAAGCTGCTAAATTAGCTCAGAGTTCCAGCAAGGATGTGTGTCCCGATCTCCCCTCCAAGGCGGACAtgctgtgccagggcaggaggCGTCTTGTTGGTGGTAAAAACACACGCTCTTTGAGTTTCACCTGCGGAGGTTATTAA
- the SSBP1 gene encoding single-stranded DNA-binding protein, mitochondrial, whose translation MFRRPAVQLFRQFVRCESIDSSTMVLERSLNRVQLLGRVGQDPVMRQAEGKNPVTIFSLATNELWRSGESEVFHTGGDINQKTTWHRISVFRPGLRDVAYQNVKKGARVYVEGKIDYGEYTDKNNVRRQATTVIADNIIFLSDQRDRS comes from the exons ATGTTCCGCAGACCAGCAGTGCAG CTGTTCCGGCAGTTTGTAAGATGCGAATCTATAGATTCTTCCACGATGGTGTTGGAACGCT CTCTGAACAGGGTGCAGCTGCTGGGCAGAGTGGGTCAGGACCCGGTGATGAGGCAAGCAGAAGGGAAGAATCCGGTGACCATCTTCTCGCTGGCCACCAATGAGCTGTGGAGGTCGGGAGAGAGCGAAGTTTTCCATACAG GTGGAGACATTAACCAGAAGACGACATGGCACAGAATATCCGTATTCCGACCTGGTCTCCGGGATGTGGCCTACCAGAACGTAAAGAAGGG CGCCCGCGTATACGTAGAAGGAAAAATTGACTACGGTGAATACACAGATAAGAACAATGTGCGGAGACAGGCAACCACCGTTATAGCAG atAACATCATATTTCTGAGCGACCAAAGAGACAGATCATGA